In a genomic window of Bubalus bubalis isolate 160015118507 breed Murrah chromosome 17, NDDB_SH_1, whole genome shotgun sequence:
- the SERPIND1 gene encoding heparin cofactor 2 isoform X2 produces MTLGPVEPPAQCSSSGMWCPLRPLLLALLLASACRTLGPWGQRDDGGGEPESVEPRWGRLKGSNASGPLPPAAFHEENTVTGEWAADGEEEEDYLDLEKIFGEDDDYSDVVDAAPPTRPGAGAGSVLPLFPGKSRVQRLNLLNAQFAFDLYRALAVRVGAADNVFLAPVGVSAAMAMLSLGLAGDTHQEVHTALRFAEFVNASATYELGTVHNLFRKLIHRLFRRNFGYTLRSVSDLYVQKQLPVLDDFKAKVREYYFAEVRAADFSDPAFLAHTNRHVARLTKGLIRDALQDVDPATQMLLLNCLYFKGSWVNKFPVEMTHNHNFRLNEREVVKVPMMQTKGAFLAASDQELDCDVLRLEYVGGISMLVVVPHKLSGMKTLESQLTPQAVERWQRSMTNRTREVLLPKFKLEKDYDLVGALRALGVTALFDKHSNTTGITGQRIVIDLFKHQGTITVNEEGTQAAAVTAVGFMPLSTQVRFSVDRPFLFLVYEHRTSCLLFLGRVANPARP; encoded by the exons GTCGAGCCTCCGGCCCAGTGCAG CTCCTCCGGGATGTGGTGCCCGCTGCGCCCGCTCCTGCTGGCCCTCCTTCTGGCATCTGCGTGTAGGACCCTCGGCCCGTGGGGGCAGCGTGATGACGGCGGGGGCGAGCCTGAGTCCGTGGAGCCCCGGTGGGGGCGGCTGAAGGGCAGCAACGCGAGCGGGCCCCTGCCGCCCGCCGCCTTCCACGAGGAGAACACCGTCACCGGCGAGTGGGCCGCGgacggggaggaggaggaagactacCTGGACCTGGAGAAGATCTTCGGGGAGGACGACGACTACAGCGACGTGGTGGACGCGGCCCCCCCCACGCGCCCCGGGGCGGGCGCCGGCAGCGTGCTCCCGCTCTTCCCCGGCAAGAGCCGCGTGCAGCGGCTCAACCTCCTCAACGCGCAGTTCGCCTTCGACCTGTACCGGGCGCTGGCAGTGCGGGTCGGCGCGGCCGACAACGTCTTCCTGGCGCCCGTGGGCGTGTCGGCGGCCATGGCCATGCTCTCCCTGGGCCTGGCGGGCGACACCCACCAGGAGGTGCACACGGCCCTGCGCTTTGCCGAGTTCGTCAACGCCAGCGCCACCTACGAGCTGGGCACCGTCCACAACCTGTTCCGGAAACTGATCCACCGCCTCTTCCGCAGGAACTTCGGGTACACGCTGCGCTCCGTCAGCGACCTCTACGTGCAGAAGCAGCTCCCGGTCCTGGATGACTTCAAGGCCAAGGTCCGGGAGTACTACTTCGCCGAGGTCCGGGCAGCCGACTTCTCCGATCCGGCCTTCCTCGCCCACACGAACCGGCACGTGGCCCGGCTCACCAAGGGCCTCATACGAGACGCACTGCAGGACGTGGACCCCGCGACGCAGATGCTGCTCCTCAACTGCCTCTACTTCAAAG GGTCCTGGGTGAACAAATTCCCGGTGGAAATGACGCACAACCACAACTTCCGGCTGAACGAGCGGGAGGTGGTCAAGGTCCCCATGATGCAGACCAAGGGCGCGTTCCTGGCGGCCAGCGACCAGGAGCTGGACTGCGACGTGCTGCGGCTGGAGTACGTGGGGGGCATCAGCATGCTTGTGGTGGTCCCGCACAAGCTGTCCGGGATGAAGACCCTGGAGAGCCAGCTGACGCCCCAGGCGGTGGAGCGGTGGCAGAGGAGCATGACAAACAG GACGCGGGAGGTGCTCCTGCCCAAGTTCAAGCTGGAGAAGGACTACGACCTGGTGGGCGCCCTGCGGGCCCTGGGGGTCACAGCACTCTTCGACAAGCACAGCAACACCACGGGGATCACTGGCCAGAGGATCGTCATTGACCTG TTCAAACACCAGGGCACCATCACGGTGAATGAGGAGGGCACGCAGGCCGCAGCCGTGACCGCCGTGGGGTTCATGCCGCTGTCCACCCAGGTCCGCTTCAGCGTCGACCGGCCCTTCCTGTTCCTCGTCTACGAGCACCGCACCAGCTGCCTGCTCTTCTTGGGCCGGGTCGCCAACCCCGCCAGGCCTTAG